In Streptomyces sp. NBC_01426, one genomic interval encodes:
- the ybeY gene encoding rRNA maturation RNase YbeY has product MSIDVNNESGIEVDEQAILDIARYALARMRIHPLSELSVIVVDEAAMEQLHIQWMDLPGPTDVMSFPMDELRPPAKDDEEPPQGLLGDIVLCPEVAKRQGEEAPTRHSMDEELGLLTVHGVLHLLGYDHEEPDEKAEMFGLQAAIVDGWRGERGLTGPSPAPTVS; this is encoded by the coding sequence ATGTCGATCGACGTCAACAACGAGTCCGGAATCGAGGTCGACGAGCAGGCGATCCTCGACATCGCCCGCTACGCGCTCGCCCGGATGAGGATCCACCCGCTGTCCGAGCTGTCCGTCATCGTCGTCGACGAGGCGGCGATGGAGCAGCTCCACATCCAGTGGATGGACCTGCCCGGACCCACCGACGTCATGTCCTTCCCGATGGACGAACTCCGTCCGCCGGCGAAGGACGACGAGGAGCCCCCGCAGGGGCTCCTCGGCGACATCGTCCTGTGTCCCGAGGTGGCCAAGCGGCAGGGCGAGGAAGCGCCGACGCGGCACTCCATGGACGAGGAGCTCGGGCTCCTGACGGTCCACGGGGTGCTGCACCTGCTCGGGTACGACCACGAGGAGCCGGACGAGAAGGCCGAGATGTTCGGCCTCCAGGCGGCCATCGTCGACGGCTGGCGCGGTGAGCGCGGCCTGACCGGTCCGTCACCCGCGCCCACCGTCTCGTGA
- a CDS encoding hemolysin family protein, giving the protein MNALQLITGAVLLVVVAWFAACAESGIARISAFRAEQAVREGRRGSAKLLQVSADPTRYLNVALLVRVTCEMAAGVLVTYVCLDEFGDTWTALLVAIGVMVLVSFVAVGVSPRTIGRQHPLNTATAAAYVLVPLARVMGPIPQLLILLGNALTPGKGFRKGPFASEAELRAMVDLAEKESLIEDDERRMVHQVFELGDTLVREVMVPRTDLICIERYKTIRQATTLALRSGFSRIPVTGENEDDIVGIVYLKDLVRKTHISREAESDLVSTAMRPAVFVPDTKNAGDLLREMQSVRNHVAVVIDEYGGTAGIVTIEDILEEIVGEITDEYDRELPPVEDLGADRYRVTARLDITDLGELFGVEAFDDEDVETVGGLLAKALGRVPIAGASAIVDLPEPDGRPLRLTAESPAGRRNKIVTVLVEPVVAAAGEGEEGSE; this is encoded by the coding sequence GTGAACGCCCTCCAACTCATCACCGGCGCGGTCCTGCTGGTGGTGGTCGCCTGGTTCGCGGCGTGCGCCGAGTCCGGGATCGCCCGCATCTCCGCCTTCCGGGCCGAGCAGGCCGTACGGGAGGGGCGGCGCGGCAGCGCGAAGCTCCTCCAGGTCTCCGCCGACCCCACCCGCTACCTCAACGTCGCCCTGTTGGTACGGGTGACGTGTGAGATGGCGGCGGGCGTGCTCGTCACGTACGTCTGCCTCGACGAGTTCGGCGACACCTGGACCGCGCTGCTCGTGGCCATCGGGGTCATGGTGCTGGTGTCGTTCGTCGCCGTGGGGGTGTCGCCGCGCACCATCGGCCGGCAGCACCCGTTGAACACGGCGACGGCGGCCGCGTACGTCCTCGTGCCGCTGGCCCGGGTCATGGGGCCGATCCCGCAGCTCCTCATCCTCCTCGGCAACGCGCTCACGCCCGGGAAGGGCTTCCGCAAGGGGCCGTTCGCCTCCGAGGCGGAACTGCGGGCCATGGTGGACCTGGCGGAGAAGGAATCGCTGATCGAGGACGACGAGCGCCGCATGGTGCACCAGGTCTTCGAACTCGGGGACACCCTGGTGCGCGAGGTGATGGTGCCGCGCACGGACCTGATCTGCATCGAGCGGTACAAGACGATCCGTCAGGCGACCACGCTGGCCCTGCGGTCCGGCTTCTCGCGCATCCCGGTGACCGGGGAGAACGAGGACGACATCGTCGGGATCGTCTACCTCAAGGACCTCGTCCGCAAGACGCACATCAGTCGTGAGGCGGAGTCCGACCTGGTCTCCACGGCGATGCGGCCGGCGGTGTTCGTGCCCGACACGAAGAACGCCGGTGACCTGCTGCGCGAGATGCAATCGGTGCGCAACCACGTGGCCGTCGTCATCGACGAGTACGGCGGCACGGCGGGCATCGTCACCATCGAGGACATCCTCGAGGAGATCGTCGGTGAGATCACCGACGAGTACGACCGCGAGCTTCCGCCCGTCGAGGACCTGGGCGCGGACCGCTACCGGGTCACGGCCCGGCTCGACATCACCGACCTCGGCGAGCTGTTCGGCGTCGAGGCCTTCGACGACGAGGACGTGGAGACGGTCGGCGGACTGCTGGCCAAGGCGCTGGGGCGGGTGCCGATCGCCGGTGCCTCGGCAATCGTGGACCTGCCCGAACCGGACGGGCGGCCCCTGCGGTTGACGGCCGAGTCCCCGGCGGGCCGACGCAACAAGATCGTGACGGTGCTGGTGGAGCCGGTGGTCGCGGCAGCCGGCGAGGGCGAGGAGGGCTCGGAGTGA
- a CDS encoding MmcQ/YjbR family DNA-binding protein, whose amino-acid sequence MTPEQLRAFCLDFNEAVEEFPFTPATSVFKVLGKVFALSALGASPLKINLKCDPDLAVRLRADHEAIVPGWHMNKRHWNTVTVGGLSDAMVRELVEDSYDLVVAGLPKAERLRLDRP is encoded by the coding sequence GTGACGCCGGAGCAACTGCGCGCGTTCTGCCTGGACTTCAACGAGGCGGTGGAGGAGTTCCCCTTCACCCCCGCGACCTCGGTGTTCAAGGTGCTGGGGAAGGTGTTCGCGCTGTCGGCGCTGGGCGCCTCACCGTTGAAGATCAACCTGAAGTGCGATCCGGACCTCGCGGTGCGGCTGCGGGCCGATCACGAGGCGATCGTGCCGGGTTGGCACATGAACAAGCGGCACTGGAACACGGTGACGGTGGGCGGGCTGTCGGATGCGATGGTCCGGGAGCTGGTGGAGGACTCGTACGACCTCGTGGTCGCCGGGCTGCCGAAGGCGGAGCGGCTGCGGCTCGACCGGCCGTGA
- a CDS encoding cytidine deaminase, whose protein sequence is MTQSTADTGIDPEDSKIITLARSARARNGVPEGAAVRDETGRTYVAGTVDLASLKLSALQTAVAMAVASGAQSLEAAAVVSAADAPADADRAAVRDLGGPDTPVLLAAPDGTLRSTTPAG, encoded by the coding sequence ATGACCCAAAGCACCGCGGACACCGGGATCGACCCCGAGGACAGCAAGATCATCACGCTGGCGCGCAGCGCCCGCGCCCGCAACGGGGTGCCCGAGGGTGCGGCGGTCCGGGACGAGACGGGTCGTACGTACGTCGCCGGGACCGTGGACCTGGCCTCCCTCAAGCTGAGCGCGCTCCAGACGGCCGTCGCCATGGCCGTGGCCAGCGGGGCGCAGTCCCTGGAGGCCGCGGCCGTGGTCAGCGCGGCCGACGCGCCGGCCGACGCCGATCGCGCCGCGGTCCGCGACCTCGGCGGCCCCGACACCCCGGTCCTCCTCGCGGCCCCGGACGGCACCCTCAGGTCCACGACCCCGGCCGGCTGA
- a CDS encoding MFS transporter, producing MSFRPLSGAARGPEADCVTQTASTPASTPAPTPAAVPAAPRRPGRVHRAWFAAAVAFVTIIGAAASASLPGLLIEPLHEEFDWSRGTIGFAVSVNLALYGLTAPFAAALMDRFGIRKVVAVALLVISGGTVATLWMTQSWQLILFWGVLVGLGSGSMALAFAATVTNRWFTARRGLVTGILTAAGASGQLIFLPLLSWLVEHHGWRPAAVTVSLAALVVVPFVWLLLRDHPADVGLAPYGGPYAEKPAPVPGAARRALSVLFKAARTGPFWLLAGTFAICGASTNGLVRTHFVPAAHDHGMPVTAAAGLLAVIGVFDVVGTIASGWFTDRFEARRLLAVYYALRGISLMFLPMLLAPSVHPPMVFFIIFYGLDWVATVPPTIALCREQFGEDGAIVFGWVLASHQVGAAVVAFLGGLARDAFGSYDLVWYASGGLCAMAALMAMVIRRRPAVTAATATA from the coding sequence ATGTCGTTCAGGCCACTGTCGGGCGCCGCCCGCGGGCCGGAAGCTGACTGCGTGACGCAGACAGCCTCCACACCCGCCTCCACACCCGCCCCCACACCCGCCGCCGTGCCCGCCGCCCCGCGGCGGCCGGGGCGCGTGCACCGCGCCTGGTTCGCCGCGGCCGTCGCCTTCGTGACGATCATCGGCGCCGCCGCCTCCGCCTCCCTGCCCGGCCTGCTCATCGAGCCGCTGCACGAGGAGTTCGACTGGTCGCGCGGCACGATCGGCTTCGCCGTCTCGGTGAACCTCGCCCTCTACGGGCTCACCGCGCCCTTCGCGGCGGCCCTGATGGACCGCTTCGGCATTCGCAAGGTGGTCGCCGTCGCCCTGTTGGTCATATCCGGCGGCACCGTGGCCACCCTCTGGATGACCCAGTCGTGGCAACTGATCCTGTTCTGGGGCGTGCTGGTGGGCCTGGGCAGCGGCTCGATGGCACTGGCCTTCGCGGCGACCGTCACCAATCGCTGGTTCACCGCCCGGCGCGGACTCGTCACGGGCATCCTGACCGCCGCCGGGGCCTCCGGTCAGCTGATCTTCCTGCCCCTGCTGTCCTGGCTGGTCGAGCACCACGGCTGGCGGCCGGCGGCGGTCACGGTCTCGCTCGCGGCGCTGGTGGTCGTCCCGTTCGTCTGGCTGCTGCTGCGCGACCACCCGGCGGACGTGGGCCTCGCGCCGTACGGGGGCCCGTACGCGGAGAAGCCCGCACCGGTCCCGGGAGCCGCGCGCCGGGCGTTGTCGGTGCTGTTCAAGGCGGCCCGCACCGGCCCCTTCTGGCTGCTGGCCGGCACCTTCGCGATCTGCGGCGCCTCCACGAACGGCCTGGTGCGGACCCACTTCGTGCCGGCGGCCCACGACCACGGCATGCCGGTGACGGCCGCCGCCGGACTGCTGGCGGTGATCGGCGTGTTCGACGTGGTCGGCACGATCGCCTCGGGCTGGTTCACCGACCGCTTCGAGGCGCGCCGCCTGTTGGCCGTGTACTACGCCCTGCGCGGGATCTCGCTGATGTTCCTGCCGATGCTGCTGGCCCCCTCCGTCCACCCGCCGATGGTCTTCTTCATCATCTTCTACGGCCTGGACTGGGTCGCCACCGTCCCGCCGACCATCGCGCTGTGCCGGGAGCAGTTCGGGGAGGACGGCGCGATCGTCTTCGGCTGGGTCCTGGCCTCGCACCAGGTGGGCGCGGCCGTGGTGGCCTTCCTGGGCGGCCTGGCCCGCGACGCCTTCGGCTCGTACGACCTGGTCTGGTACGCCTCGGGCGGCCTGTGCGCGATGGCCGCGCTGATGGCGATGGTCATCCGCCGCCGTCCCGCCGTGACCGCGGCAACGGCCACGGCCTGA
- a CDS encoding GlxA family transcriptional regulator: MEPRAHRVVVLALAGLLPFELGIPHRIFGYAKDPAGRPFYETLTCALRPGPVATDADFAVDVEHGPELLATADTVVVPASYELGPVYKEGRLTEPLGAALGHIRPGTRLVSICTGGYVLAAAGYLDGRRATTHWASAEHFQRLFPAVRVDPGVLYTDDGDVLTSAGVAAGIDLCLHIVRRDHGAAVANEVARRTVVPPHRDGGQAQFIERPVPEAQSAGTTAARAWMLDRLHEPIRLSDLARQESMSVRTFTRRFREESGVSPGEWIVGQRVERARRLLERTELAMEQVAREAGFGTAQSLRKHVQAALGVSPTAYRRTFRAAGALVGSGGAGGAVGAVGADTLPSSDGSSVVAGPVH, translated from the coding sequence ATGGAGCCCCGTGCGCACCGTGTCGTCGTCCTCGCCCTCGCCGGGCTGCTGCCCTTCGAGCTCGGCATCCCGCACCGGATCTTCGGGTACGCCAAGGACCCGGCCGGGCGACCCTTCTACGAGACCCTCACCTGCGCGCTCCGTCCCGGACCGGTGGCCACGGACGCCGACTTCGCGGTCGACGTCGAGCACGGCCCGGAGCTGCTGGCCACCGCCGACACGGTGGTGGTGCCCGCCTCGTACGAGCTGGGGCCGGTGTACAAGGAGGGGCGGCTGACCGAGCCGCTCGGTGCGGCCCTCGGCCACATCCGACCCGGCACCCGGCTGGTCTCCATCTGCACCGGGGGCTACGTCCTCGCCGCCGCCGGCTACCTCGACGGGCGCCGGGCGACCACCCACTGGGCCTCCGCCGAGCACTTCCAGCGGCTCTTCCCGGCCGTGCGGGTCGACCCCGGCGTGCTCTACACCGACGACGGGGACGTGCTGACCTCGGCCGGGGTCGCCGCCGGCATCGACCTGTGCCTGCACATCGTCCGTCGCGACCACGGCGCGGCCGTGGCCAACGAGGTGGCCCGGCGGACCGTCGTACCGCCCCACCGGGACGGCGGGCAGGCGCAGTTCATCGAACGGCCGGTTCCCGAAGCGCAGTCGGCCGGCACCACGGCGGCCCGTGCCTGGATGCTCGACCGGCTGCACGAGCCGATCCGGTTGAGCGACCTGGCCCGGCAGGAGTCCATGTCGGTACGGACGTTCACGCGCCGCTTCCGCGAGGAGTCCGGGGTCAGCCCGGGGGAGTGGATCGTCGGGCAGCGGGTGGAGCGCGCCCGGCGTCTGTTGGAGCGCACGGAACTGGCGATGGAGCAGGTGGCGCGCGAGGCGGGCTTCGGGACGGCGCAATCGCTGCGCAAGCACGTGCAGGCGGCGTTGGGGGTGAGCCCGACGGCGTACCGGCGCACGTTCCGGGCCGCGGGCGCCCTGGTGGGGTCGGGCGGGGCGGGCGGGGCGGTCGGGGCGGTCGGGGCGGACACCCTCCCATCTTCTGATGGGTCATCAGTTGTTGCCGGTCCCGTGCATTGA
- a CDS encoding beta-xylosidase — protein MRAGRAGRAGARDRRWAAAVAVSGGVVALLAATTGGTPAAAEGEPPPPGQVEFPTHCLPPQEAGLPPADGPTTARISVDDPAPKVGDTVTVTYRIAATPAVNPAATELPADAVTPGGRIVLAGAQSGEVTVVGVRRNDPVPAGATLPGVTMTGTFTVTAPGEITLAPGGYTLHTGHPVDLDTTCTAAGPAPVSQRLTAAPLPTANLRALTLGTAFGKPGARVAVTGSGFAPGAAVTVAGRTGAAETADRVAATADERGVVRAALPVTDKGTTGVVAYEGTAWSAQGGSGPAAYTVVDAAALVEAAPVVDGAPVVDAAPPSQGTRKVTVVVEPGALAMTQAGESVTLGAVPYGDGGAAAGRIGTVTVEDARGGPAGWSLVGRVTDFAGPGGVRIPGASLTWTPRCVAAAGSPSGCRAGSAGPVGPEGAVLASTADGAPAGGTFTVDAGVELRVPPYTPPGAYTAVLTLTLS, from the coding sequence GTGCGAGCAGGACGGGCGGGACGGGCCGGGGCGCGCGACAGACGGTGGGCGGCGGCCGTCGCCGTGAGCGGCGGCGTGGTGGCCCTGCTGGCCGCCACGACCGGGGGAACGCCGGCCGCCGCCGAGGGCGAGCCGCCGCCCCCGGGGCAGGTGGAGTTCCCCACCCACTGCCTCCCGCCCCAGGAGGCCGGGCTGCCGCCCGCCGACGGTCCGACGACAGCCCGGATCAGCGTCGACGACCCCGCCCCGAAGGTCGGCGACACCGTCACCGTGACGTACCGGATCGCCGCGACCCCCGCAGTGAACCCCGCCGCGACCGAACTGCCCGCCGACGCGGTGACCCCCGGCGGGCGGATCGTGCTCGCGGGCGCGCAGAGCGGCGAGGTGACCGTGGTGGGCGTCCGACGCAACGACCCGGTGCCGGCGGGCGCGACCCTGCCGGGCGTGACCATGACCGGGACCTTCACCGTCACCGCGCCCGGCGAAATCACCCTCGCCCCGGGCGGCTACACCCTGCACACCGGTCATCCCGTGGACCTGGACACCACGTGCACCGCGGCCGGTCCCGCCCCCGTGTCCCAACGCCTCACGGCCGCCCCGCTGCCGACGGCCAACCTGCGCGCGCTCACGCTGGGGACGGCGTTCGGGAAGCCGGGCGCGAGGGTCGCCGTCACCGGCTCCGGCTTCGCCCCGGGGGCGGCCGTCACGGTGGCCGGCCGGACCGGCGCCGCCGAGACCGCCGACCGGGTGGCCGCCACCGCCGACGAGCGGGGTGTGGTCCGGGCCGCGCTGCCGGTCACCGACAAGGGGACGACGGGCGTGGTCGCGTACGAGGGCACGGCGTGGTCGGCGCAGGGCGGATCGGGGCCGGCCGCCTACACGGTGGTCGATGCCGCCGCGCTGGTCGAAGCCGCGCCGGTGGTCGATGGCGCGCCGGTGGTCGATGCCGCGCCGCCCTCGCAGGGCACCCGGAAGGTGACGGTGGTCGTCGAGCCGGGCGCGCTGGCCATGACCCAGGCGGGGGAGTCCGTGACGCTCGGCGCGGTCCCGTACGGGGACGGCGGGGCGGCGGCCGGCCGGATCGGCACCGTCACCGTCGAGGACGCGCGCGGCGGCCCGGCGGGCTGGTCGCTGGTCGGCAGGGTCACGGACTTCGCCGGACCGGGCGGGGTCCGGATCCCGGGCGCCTCCCTGACCTGGACCCCGCGGTGCGTCGCGGCGGCGGGGAGCCCGAGCGGGTGCCGGGCGGGCAGCGCGGGCCCGGTCGGCCCGGAGGGGGCCGTGCTGGCGTCCACGGCGGACGGGGCGCCGGCGGGCGGGACCTTCACGGTGGACGCCGGGGTGGAACTGCGCGTACCGCCCTACACCCCGCCGGGGGCGTACACGGCCGTCCTGACGCTGACCCTGTCGTGA
- the era gene encoding GTPase Era, which translates to MARMSDRSPEPTAPHRAGFACFVGRPNAGKSTLTNALVGTKVAITSNRPQTTRHTVRGIVHRPDAQLVLVDTPGLHKPRTLLGERLNDVVRSTWAEVDVIGFCLPADQKLGPGDKFIAKELAGIKKTPKIAIVTKTDLVESKQLAEQLLAIHQLAAELGFEWAEIVPVSAVGDSQVQLLADLIAPLLPESPPLYPEGDLTDEPEMVMVAELIREAALEGVRDELPHSIAVVVEEMIPRENRPADRPLLDIHANVYIERPSQKGIIIGPKGSRLKEVGMKSRKHIEALLGTPVFLDLHVKVAKDWQRDPKQLRKLGF; encoded by the coding sequence ATGGCCCGTATGAGCGATCGTTCCCCCGAGCCCACCGCCCCGCACCGCGCGGGCTTCGCATGCTTCGTCGGCCGCCCCAACGCGGGGAAGTCGACCCTGACCAACGCGCTCGTGGGCACCAAGGTCGCGATCACCTCCAACCGGCCGCAGACCACGCGCCACACGGTCCGCGGCATCGTGCACCGCCCGGACGCCCAGCTGGTGCTGGTCGACACCCCCGGCCTGCACAAGCCGCGCACCCTGCTCGGCGAGCGCCTCAACGACGTCGTCCGCTCCACCTGGGCCGAGGTCGACGTCATCGGCTTCTGCCTGCCGGCCGACCAGAAGCTCGGCCCAGGAGACAAGTTCATCGCGAAGGAGCTCGCGGGGATCAAGAAGACCCCCAAGATCGCCATCGTGACGAAGACCGACCTGGTCGAGTCCAAGCAGCTCGCCGAACAGCTCCTGGCCATCCACCAGCTCGCCGCCGAGCTCGGCTTCGAGTGGGCCGAGATCGTCCCCGTCTCGGCCGTCGGGGACAGCCAGGTCCAGTTGCTGGCCGACCTGATCGCGCCGCTGCTGCCCGAGAGCCCGCCGCTGTACCCGGAGGGCGACCTCACCGACGAGCCCGAGATGGTGATGGTCGCGGAGCTGATCCGCGAGGCCGCGCTGGAAGGCGTACGGGACGAGCTCCCGCACTCCATCGCCGTCGTCGTCGAGGAGATGATCCCCCGGGAGAACCGCCCGGCGGACCGCCCGCTGCTGGACATCCACGCGAACGTCTACATCGAGCGGCCCAGCCAGAAGGGCATCATCATCGGCCCGAAGGGCTCCCGCCTGAAGGAGGTCGGGATGAAGTCGCGCAAGCACATCGAGGCGCTGCTCGGCACCCCGGTCTTCCTCGACCTGCACGTGAAGGTCGCCAAGGACTGGCAGCGCGACCCCAAGCAGCTGCGCAAGCTCGGCTTCTGA
- a CDS encoding SAM-dependent methyltransferase, producing MSDHVHTDAQPPTPEPGATGEEFWDGRYRENDRIWSGEANVALVREAADLAPGRALDLGCGEGGDAVWLARRGWRVTATDISGVALERAASHAADAGVGDRVEWQRHDFAHSFPAGEYDLVSACFLHSYGDFPRERILRRAAAAVAPGGVLLIVGHAGWAPWQEPPVEGVRFPKPAEVVADLELPDGAWEVLLAEEHERAQSRPDGRPGTRLDNAVKVRRLP from the coding sequence GTGTCCGACCACGTGCACACCGACGCCCAGCCGCCCACCCCGGAGCCCGGTGCCACGGGCGAGGAGTTCTGGGACGGCCGCTACCGGGAGAACGACCGGATCTGGAGCGGCGAGGCCAACGTCGCCCTGGTTCGCGAGGCGGCGGACCTCGCCCCGGGCCGGGCCCTGGACCTCGGCTGCGGCGAGGGCGGCGACGCCGTCTGGCTGGCCCGGCGGGGCTGGCGGGTGACCGCGACCGACATCTCCGGGGTGGCCCTGGAACGAGCTGCCTCGCACGCGGCGGACGCCGGCGTCGGCGACCGGGTGGAGTGGCAGCGGCACGACTTCGCGCACTCCTTCCCGGCCGGCGAGTACGACCTGGTCTCCGCCTGCTTCCTGCACTCGTACGGGGACTTCCCGCGCGAGCGGATCCTGCGCCGGGCGGCCGCCGCCGTGGCCCCCGGCGGAGTCCTGCTGATCGTCGGCCACGCGGGCTGGGCGCCCTGGCAGGAGCCGCCGGTCGAGGGCGTCCGCTTCCCGAAGCCCGCCGAGGTCGTCGCGGACCTGGAGCTGCCCGACGGCGCCTGGGAGGTGCTGCTGGCCGAGGAGCACGAACGGGCCCAGAGCCGGCCTGACGGCCGGCCCGGGACCCGGTTGGACAACGCGGTGAAGGTCCGCCGGCTGCCCTAG
- a CDS encoding GNAT family N-acetyltransferase: MTTEMLSALERYYDTVPRVGGARAEDFGPLTLFVREGEGWPYYARPSLGGPEACAADVERVLARQRELKVPEAFEWVAENSPSLRAAVEAAGLRVSSHPLMVLESVRPTPAHPDVRVLGADDPLLAAAVTVPMLAFAAPGTALGEAGPTELAAALTDPTVEPRRARVSGQLASGGTGMAAAVRDGVVLCSGQYIPVGDVAEVVGVGTLPAARRQGLALAVTAALVEQALAGGARTVFLSAGDEDVARIYGRIGFRRVATALIAEPVPPAR; the protein is encoded by the coding sequence ATGACCACAGAGATGCTTTCCGCCCTGGAGCGGTATTACGACACGGTCCCGCGCGTGGGCGGAGCCCGGGCCGAGGACTTCGGGCCGCTCACCCTGTTCGTGCGGGAGGGCGAGGGGTGGCCGTACTACGCGCGCCCCTCGCTCGGCGGTCCCGAGGCCTGCGCGGCCGACGTGGAGCGGGTGCTCGCCCGCCAACGGGAGCTGAAGGTGCCCGAGGCCTTCGAATGGGTGGCCGAAAACAGCCCCTCGTTGCGGGCCGCGGTGGAGGCGGCGGGACTGCGCGTCAGCTCCCATCCGCTGATGGTGCTGGAGTCCGTACGGCCGACCCCGGCCCATCCGGACGTACGGGTCCTCGGCGCGGACGACCCGCTGCTGGCGGCTGCGGTGACGGTGCCGATGCTGGCGTTCGCGGCCCCGGGCACGGCGCTGGGCGAGGCCGGGCCGACCGAACTGGCGGCGGCGCTGACGGATCCGACGGTGGAACCGCGCCGCGCGCGGGTCTCGGGTCAGCTCGCCTCGGGCGGCACGGGGATGGCCGCGGCCGTACGGGACGGCGTGGTGCTCTGCTCGGGCCAGTACATCCCGGTCGGCGACGTCGCCGAGGTCGTCGGCGTCGGCACCCTCCCGGCGGCGCGCCGGCAGGGCCTGGCCCTCGCGGTGACGGCGGCCCTGGTCGAACAGGCGCTGGCGGGCGGGGCCCGGACGGTGTTCCTGTCGGCGGGAGACGAGGACGTGGCGCGGATCTACGGGCGGATCGGCTTCCGCCGCGTGGCGACGGCCCTCATCGCGGAGCCCGTCCCACCCGCCCGGTAG
- a CDS encoding protealysin inhibitor emfourin, with amino-acid sequence MRILVVRTGGFAGIERRAEVDTSGRPDEDEWRRLARQALLSGPPGHGPDRVRDGFSYRITVDGRTVSCAEPYLSDAQRDLISRVLKEGA; translated from the coding sequence ATGCGGATTCTGGTGGTGCGGACGGGCGGTTTCGCGGGCATCGAGCGCCGGGCCGAGGTGGACACCTCGGGCCGGCCGGACGAGGACGAGTGGCGGCGGCTGGCCCGACAGGCCCTGCTGTCCGGTCCGCCCGGACACGGGCCGGACCGGGTGCGGGACGGCTTCTCGTACCGGATCACGGTGGACGGGCGGACGGTGTCCTGCGCGGAGCCGTACCTGTCGGACGCCCAACGCGATCTGATCTCGCGCGTGCTGAAGGAGGGCGCGTAG
- a CDS encoding M4 family metallopeptidase — protein sequence MDATHHPAHPVFCTVVPPHLLDRIARSEDTRRADAAQRTLERDSLLRTRRRVTTVRGVAPALGAPVSDEPRRTVYDALHRTRLPGTKVRGEGDAPTRDATVNRAYAGLGATHELFLKGFGRRSIDDAGLPLDATVHYDEDYNNAFWDGRQMVFGDGDGDLFLDFTVSVDVIGHELTHGVTQYTANLEYRGQPGALNESMSDVFGSLIKQWSLEQTADQADWLIGAGLLGPQVSGVALRSMKAPGTAYDDDELGKDPQPASMDDYVRTHSDNGGVHINSGIPNHAFYIVATELGGKSWERAGRIWYDTLTGGELAADAQFADFARLSTAAAVARYGDGGPEHQALQKAWSTVGLG from the coding sequence ATGGACGCCACTCACCACCCCGCGCACCCCGTCTTCTGCACGGTGGTCCCGCCCCACCTCCTCGACCGCATCGCCCGGTCCGAGGACACCCGTCGCGCCGACGCCGCGCAGCGCACCCTCGAACGCGACTCCCTGCTGCGCACCCGGCGCCGGGTCACCACCGTCCGGGGCGTCGCCCCGGCGCTCGGCGCACCCGTCTCCGACGAACCGCGCCGCACCGTCTACGACGCGCTGCACCGCACCCGGCTCCCCGGGACGAAGGTGCGCGGGGAGGGCGACGCCCCGACGCGGGACGCCACCGTCAACCGCGCGTACGCGGGACTGGGCGCCACCCACGAACTCTTCCTCAAGGGCTTCGGCAGGCGCTCGATCGACGACGCGGGGCTGCCCCTGGACGCGACCGTGCACTACGACGAGGACTACAACAACGCCTTCTGGGACGGCCGCCAGATGGTCTTCGGCGACGGGGACGGTGACCTCTTCCTCGACTTCACGGTGTCGGTGGACGTGATCGGCCACGAGCTGACCCACGGCGTCACCCAGTACACGGCCAACCTGGAGTACCGGGGCCAGCCGGGAGCCCTGAACGAGTCGATGTCCGACGTCTTCGGCTCCCTGATCAAGCAGTGGTCGCTGGAGCAGACGGCGGACCAGGCGGACTGGCTGATCGGCGCGGGGCTGCTGGGGCCCCAGGTCAGCGGGGTCGCGCTGCGCTCGATGAAGGCGCCCGGCACGGCGTACGACGACGACGAGCTGGGCAAGGACCCGCAGCCGGCGTCGATGGACGACTACGTCCGCACCCACAGCGACAACGGCGGCGTGCACATCAACTCCGGCATCCCGAACCACGCCTTCTACATCGTGGCGACCGAGCTGGGCGGCAAGTCCTGGGAGCGGGCCGGGCGGATCTGGTACGACACCCTCACCGGCGGGGAGCTCGCCGCGGACGCGCAGTTCGCGGACTTCGCCCGGCTCTCGACGGCGGCGGCCGTCGCGCGCTACGGGGACGGCGGACCCGAGCACCAGGCGCTCCAGAAGGCGTGGTCGACGGTCGGCCTGGGGTAG